In Fragaria vesca subsp. vesca linkage group LG5, FraVesHawaii_1.0, whole genome shotgun sequence, the genomic stretch AAACAAACCGCTTGAGGAAAACTGGGATTCAAAAATTGAGTCAAACAAATTACCAACTCCTTATTTAATCTCTGATCTTCTTGCCCTACAAATCTTGATGATTTTCTTGCTTGACAAGAATAGAACTTTTTCACCATCTTCATATGACATTTTCACACAGAGCTTATGGGTCCTGGTGCTGTCATTTATATACTAATTAAGGGGGATTAGATTCTTCCCCATTCCACACAAAGTAAAAACCTTCTGGATTGGACACAAAGAAAGTAGGAACATTCAATTAAAAAATATCAAGTCAACCATTAATACTGATAATAATGCCTTAAACAAGAGAGTTGCTATATGTACAAATCTAGCTGTGGTGCTTAAACTCCTATTTCTCTTTTACCTAACATTCTCTTCTTTTCCTTCCAGCAATAAACCAATAATTCACTACCAGTCTACCACCCAACTCCTCTTTTTTACATTCCCATCTGTTCTTTCCCTCTACTAAGTTTCAAACATAAGCATTTAAAATGGAGTGGCCCTCCTCCAATCTCTATCAAATTCCTCCAACCAAACCAAACCCACCTATAACAGCAACTACTATTACCAAATTCCCACCTCCCTTCTTCCTTTTCTCTTTATGTACAATGCCAGAACCCCAAGCAAAGAATAATACACCATCCATTGCCACATGCCAGCTAGTGAATAAGCAATTCTTCCACAACATCCTCAAGAAAAAGACCTGATGAGTCCCAAATTGTACAGATTCCTTCTCACTAAGCTCCCAAGTGATAGCAACACTGTCCCACCAACCCCAACTGCCTGCTCTTCTCTTTCACCTTTGGAATGGCAGATCAATGGCAGTTCCTTTACTTTCAAGTCACTTAACCCTACTCTCTGCCTCACTGCATCGATGGTTTCTCGATCAGCAGGGTTTCCAATTGCATCGGTGACATAGAAAACGTTCTGAGCCTTGTCTGTCGAGGTGGAGATCTCGGCCCTTGTCACATTGAGACCGGCCTCTCGGAATGTTCTAGTGACTTTTGCTAGAAGACCAGGTCTATCCTCAGTGCACAATTCAAGTCTCACACCCTGAAATGACATATCCCAAGTAGGAATTAGCACAATGGACACTAAAACCAAATGAAATAACCAAAACCATTTAGATTGAAGTGAGCAATACCTCAGATGCTCTTCTTTCAATGGCAGCTTGCAAGCATTGGATTACACGATGTCGTTCCGGTTCAGAACTAATTGGGGTCCCATCAGTATGCCTAATGTAAAATTCCTGAAACAAAATTCAACCACAAACTCAAGTTAGTTATTCGACTCAACAACAAACTTTAAAAGTTTAAAATTTAAAATTTAAAATCGGAGCACAAACATAAACCAACTACAAGGAAATGAATCTATACCATGTGTGCTCTATCCCCTGCTGTTTTAATAGTGGCATGAAAAACCACATAGTCCATATCTGTCATTGTGCAAACAACATCAAACAAAAGCTTTGCCCGGTCCTTGCACTGAATGTTCACTACAGAATAACTCCTTTCAGCCCAATTCTGCACTGTTACGATTGGAGAATCAGTGCAAAGCTGCAGGATGGGCTTCCTCTCGTAATCGCGATCTGCAAACATCATTTGATGGAGTCTTCTTTCTGTGTGTGTGACAGCCATGGAAACTGAAGTTTTGGCACTCCGAATATCATTGTCTCCCTTGAGAACAGTCCTCAACCGCGCTTCAATTGTATCAATTTTCTGCGAGTCTTCAATTGGACAACCCGAACCACAGTCCTTGACATAAATCAGTGAAGCAATTCTGCCATTGTGTGTCCAGACCTTAGACTCAACCACATTGCATTGCAGCTCGGCCAGCACTGCAAATACCTCAGAAAGAAGACCAACACGGTCCGTTCCTGTCAGCTCCAGGGCTGTCAGGCCGTTAGAGCAGCTGGAGGTCCCAAAGTGAATTGTTCCAAGTGACTGTCGAACACAAGTAATTAAGTATCAGTTTCAATTCTAGACAAATCTAATTGTAAATTTGTGTAGTAAAAATTGAGATCAATAGTGCATTAAATGATTCAGTTACCTGCTCAATATAGTTGATAACGCTCTCGTCCGTTAATTTGTTCCCGTTTTGATCAGTAACATGAAAAACTGTACCAAAACATGAACCAATTTAAGATGAACATTCAAGAAATATACACCCTTTTAAGAAATTAATTAAAAATATTAAAGTTACAAAATTTCTTACCATCCATGAACCACCGTCCATCAGAAGAAATATAAGCCTTTTTAATGGTGAGGTTTAGGTCCGTGAGGACCTGAACAGCTTCGAGAAGAATTCCATGCCTTCTAGCACTATCGACCTGCACAACGAAACAGAGACTTGATTAGTCAATAATTTCGACAGAATCAAACCTTGTTTTTTGGTTTCCAAATTGGAGTTTGAAGAAGCAAACCTTGACTAAAGTCGCATTGGAGCAGACGGCATTGTCAATCACGACCCTGTAATGTAAAACCAACCAAACGGTCAAGTCAGATAAACACCACCACCGCCACCGTCACGAAAAGTCAGAAATTTTGAAGTTTTGAACACGAGATTTCGGATATTAATTAAAATTTAAAATAAATTTAAGTCAGTGAAATAATATTACTTGCTGTGAAGGAAAGTAATCAGAGAAGAGATCTGAGTCTCTGGAGAAGAAAGTTCCAGATTTCTAGGAGTAAAAACAGCACCGAACCAAGAAAATCCGGAAAATCTCTCAGAAAGTGAGACCCGAAAAAACCGAACAGAAAAAGAGATGAGGATGTGAATAAACAGGGAACAAGGGAACAAGGTATGTATGTACCTAGGAGTGTTCATCCGGAAAACGAGTTTCTCATACTCATCAAGACAAGCAGCCCACTCCATCCTTGAATTCTAAGCAGAGCAGAGACGAACGACGACGTTTAATAAACCAACAGAAACGAAAAAGCTCTCTGGGGCTTTAACAAGAAACGAAGAAGCTCTCTGGGGCTTTAACAATCTCTAAAAAGCGACGAGACAATCTAAGAAGAAAGAGGAAACTTCGCCGCCGTATCAAACAAAGCCAGCAATGCCACAGAAGAGAGAGATGCCTCCACACACTCTCGGCGTCTTAGATCAAATCGCCACCAACACCAACACCAACCTTCTTCTCTGTCTCTCTCTCAAGAAAATAGTTACTGTTACTTTCTCTCTCTCTCTCTCTCTCTCTCAGTTTCAAAAGCGCAAAGCACGCTTGTTTCTTAACACACTGAGGTGTTGTTGCCTCTTTGCCCATCTGGGTGATCTGCCTTATATATATTTCATTATTTCCTTTATTGTTTTTACAAAACTTTAAGTAATAAAGATATTTTAATATTTTATTCGATTTTTTATATTTCTTTCCTAACCACGCCCTTACGCAAAGATTAAGGGGCGGGTAATTCTTACTACTCACTACTAATCACATGCTGCCCGATAACCCTGCCCCCCTCTGACCAACTCTCTCTCTCTCACTCCCTAACCTCCCCACTCAAAAAGTCAACCAATTACGCATACACATGGCGCTTGATCCCCTCATTTGTTAGTGGTTCGTCACTTCATTACCACCAGCTCAGACGCCACGTGTTCCTCTCCAAACCTGCCT encodes the following:
- the LOC101304477 gene encoding uncharacterized protein LOC101304477, translating into MEWAACLDEYEKLVFRMNTPRVVIDNAVCSNATLVKVDSARRHGILLEAVQVLTDLNLTIKKAYISSDGRWFMDVFHVTDQNGNKLTDESVINYIEQSLGTIHFGTSSCSNGLTALELTGTDRVGLLSEVFAVLAELQCNVVESKVWTHNGRIASLIYVKDCGSGCPIEDSQKIDTIEARLRTVLKGDNDIRSAKTSVSMAVTHTERRLHQMMFADRDYERKPILQLCTDSPIVTVQNWAERSYSVVNIQCKDRAKLLFDVVCTMTDMDYVVFHATIKTAGDRAHMEFYIRHTDGTPISSEPERHRVIQCLQAAIERRASEGVRLELCTEDRPGLLAKVTRTFREAGLNVTRAEISTSTDKAQNVFYVTDAIGNPADRETIDAVRQRVGLSDLKVKELPLICHSKGEREEQAVGVGGTVLLSLGSLVRRNLYNLGLIRSFS